Proteins co-encoded in one Chiroxiphia lanceolata isolate bChiLan1 chromosome 21, bChiLan1.pri, whole genome shotgun sequence genomic window:
- the TMEM250 gene encoding transmembrane protein 250 translates to MPVIPIPRRVRSFHGPHTTCLHSACGPVRTTHLVRTKYNNFDIYLKSRWMYGFIRFLLYFSCSLFTSILWVALSVLFCLQYLGIRIFLRFQYKLSIILLLLGRRRVDFSLLNELLIYGIHVTMLLVGGLGWCFMVFVDM, encoded by the coding sequence ATGCCTGTGATCCCCATCCCCCGGCGGGTCCGCTCCTTCCACGGCCCCCACACGACCTGCCTGCACTCGGCCTGCGGCCCCGTGCGCACCACGCACCTGGTGCGCACCAAGTACAACAACTTCGACATCTATCTCAAATCCCGCTGGATGTACGGCTTCATCCGCTTCCTGCTGTACTTCAGCTGCAGCCTCTTCACCTCCATCCTCTGGGTGGCACTCTCGGTCCTGTTCTGCCTCCAGTACCTCGGCATCCGCATCTTCCTGCGCTTCCAGTACAAACTctccatcatcctcctcctgctgggCCGGAGGCGCGTCGACTTCAGCCTCCTGAATGAACTGCTCATCTACGGCATCCACGTCACCATGCTGCTCGTGGGGGGGCTGGGCTGGTGTTTCATGGTTTTTGTGGATATGTAA